A window of the Ammoniphilus oxalaticus genome harbors these coding sequences:
- a CDS encoding DUF4330 domain-containing protein, with translation MKAIDERGRLFGLMNILDLFLIIILIGASVFAGLKFLKPGDIQIGTSSGQQEVSYTLFNSGEHPFVVDEIKEGDMIKLVDNNSTLGTVVAVEKKPAMNYVNTADGRTVLAPVPEKYEVYIHMKANARVSGDSAVVGDTGLLVGNRVKIKGPVYMMEALVRDVEIGDPS, from the coding sequence ATGAAAGCGATTGATGAAAGAGGAAGACTATTTGGTCTTATGAATATCTTGGACTTATTTTTAATTATCATCCTGATCGGCGCGTCTGTTTTTGCCGGATTAAAGTTTTTAAAACCAGGAGACATTCAAATTGGAACATCTTCTGGACAACAAGAAGTATCCTATACGTTATTCAATTCCGGAGAGCATCCGTTTGTTGTCGATGAAATTAAAGAGGGGGATATGATTAAATTAGTCGATAACAACAGTACGTTGGGAACGGTGGTCGCGGTTGAAAAGAAGCCGGCCATGAACTATGTGAATACAGCCGACGGACGAACGGTGCTGGCGCCTGTGCCGGAAAAGTATGAAGTTTATATTCATATGAAAGCCAATGCAAGAGTATCAGGGGATTCAGCGGTCGTTGGCGATACCGGTTTGTTAGTTGGTAACCGCGTGAAGATCAAAGGGCCAGTCTATATGATGGAAGCGCTTGTGCGCGACGTAGAGATTGGTGATCCATCGTGA
- a CDS encoding electron transfer flavoprotein subunit beta/FixA family protein codes for MNLLVVMKQTFDTEEKIIIEQGQIKDDGAEFIINPYDEYAVEEAIKLRDEWGGEVTVITVGPARAESALRTALAMGADRAVIVSDEHIVDGDGHTISKVLAAVIKDRAFDLILAGNMSIDHGAAQVGPRLAEELGIAHVAAVTEINIKDSVATVIRDVEGDSEAIEVPLPLLVTAQQGLNEPRYPSLPGIMKAKRKPMERLTIDDLGLNADQIAAKTVIVDQFNAPKKEAGRMLAGAPREQVKELAQLLRHEAKVV; via the coding sequence ATGAATTTATTAGTCGTAATGAAGCAAACGTTTGATACAGAGGAAAAAATTATTATTGAGCAAGGTCAAATAAAGGATGATGGAGCCGAATTTATCATAAATCCTTACGATGAATACGCGGTGGAAGAAGCAATTAAGCTACGCGATGAATGGGGCGGTGAAGTGACCGTGATTACGGTTGGTCCAGCGCGAGCGGAAAGCGCCTTGCGTACGGCGCTGGCAATGGGGGCTGATCGGGCAGTGATTGTTTCCGATGAGCATATAGTGGATGGAGACGGGCATACGATATCCAAAGTATTAGCCGCCGTCATTAAAGATCGCGCTTTCGATTTAATTTTAGCCGGTAATATGTCGATCGATCATGGGGCTGCCCAGGTTGGACCGCGCTTGGCGGAGGAACTTGGGATCGCCCATGTCGCGGCGGTTACAGAAATTAATATCAAGGATTCGGTCGCTACTGTTATTCGGGATGTTGAGGGAGACTCAGAGGCGATCGAAGTCCCATTGCCGTTATTAGTTACGGCGCAGCAAGGATTAAATGAACCTCGCTATCCTTCATTACCGGGCATTATGAAAGCAAAAAGAAAACCGATGGAACGTTTAACTATCGATGACTTAGGATTAAATGCGGATCAAATCGCGGCAAAGACGGTCATCGTGGATCAATTTAACGCGCCGAAAAAGGAGGCGGGTCGAATGTTAGCCGGCGCCCCGCGGGAACAGGTAAAAGAACTTGCGCAACTCCTTCGTCATGAAGCAAAAGTAGTGTAA
- a CDS encoding glycosyltransferase family 4 protein: MKRQPTIAEVGVYPPPYGGISVHIERLCDVLHQRGIAYQIYDENGESGPKKRTVIPIGQVESWCRKYLFQRNADIVHNHFLRWQVRFLLSLLRLKGKKVVHTIHSMRNDGEGFDFIQKLLIKVTALLSDHFIAVSEEVEQKLLEIGIPQQKISVIPAFIPPPEGEPTPLPAYVEQFVARYATLIVANGGIGNHYEGVDLYGADLCVELFLELAQQNENCGFIYAITHIVDRKSLDELKERLAAYNLTDRFLFLEEKMPLHPLIRAASLFVRPTASDGDAISVREALYVGTPVVTSDVVRRPAGARLFKNRDLADFKQACLDELEQQRDLSAYREQQGQYVEHLLNVLLK, from the coding sequence ATGAAAAGACAGCCTACGATAGCTGAAGTAGGGGTTTATCCCCCGCCCTATGGGGGGATTTCTGTTCATATTGAACGCTTATGCGATGTTTTGCATCAGCGTGGGATCGCGTATCAAATTTATGATGAAAACGGCGAGAGCGGACCAAAAAAAAGAACCGTAATTCCGATTGGACAAGTGGAGTCGTGGTGCCGTAAGTACCTTTTTCAACGCAATGCGGATATTGTTCATAATCACTTTTTAAGATGGCAAGTGCGTTTTCTTCTGTCTTTACTTCGTCTCAAGGGGAAAAAAGTGGTCCATACAATCCATAGTATGCGAAATGATGGAGAGGGATTTGACTTCATCCAAAAGCTATTAATTAAGGTAACGGCGTTATTGTCGGATCATTTTATAGCGGTAAGTGAGGAAGTGGAACAAAAATTGTTGGAGATCGGGATTCCGCAGCAGAAGATATCCGTCATTCCAGCGTTTATTCCGCCTCCTGAGGGGGAGCCAACGCCTCTCCCGGCTTATGTCGAACAGTTCGTTGCTCGATACGCTACATTGATCGTCGCTAATGGGGGGATCGGCAATCATTATGAAGGGGTCGATTTATACGGAGCGGATCTTTGTGTCGAGCTGTTTTTAGAGTTAGCCCAACAAAATGAGAACTGTGGTTTTATTTATGCGATTACACACATAGTGGATCGGAAGTCGTTAGATGAGTTGAAAGAAAGGTTGGCCGCGTACAATCTCACCGACCGATTTTTATTTTTGGAGGAGAAAATGCCGTTACACCCGCTCATTCGGGCAGCATCGTTATTCGTAAGACCGACGGCAAGTGACGGAGACGCAATTTCTGTTCGTGAGGCGTTATACGTAGGGACGCCTGTCGTTACAAGCGATGTGGTCCGAAGACCAGCGGGCGCGCGATTATTTAAGAATAGAGATCTAGCCGATTTTAAACAGGCCTGTCTCGATGAACTTGAACAACAGCGGGACCTTTCGGCTTACCGCGAGCAGCAGGGGCAATATGTAGAGCATTTATTAAACGTTTTATTGAAATAA
- a CDS encoding enoyl-CoA hydratase-related protein — MKFTHVDLRVENRVGYVTIYRPPVNALNSEVFVGLSACLDYVEASEQIKVVALTGAGRFFVAGADVKELAQAFGDEKKGAQLATVGQKVFDRIERFSKPVIAVINGPCLGGGLELALSCHLRLATEQAALGLPELTLGLIPGFAGTQRLPRMIGKAKALELLLMGHHVNGLEAERLGLVNLAVPNETLSQTAKKWSENIALEKSGRALSAALQAVHDGLRLPLQEGQALEAELFGQLFCTEDAREGVSAFLEKRKAVFKDR, encoded by the coding sequence ATGAAGTTTACCCATGTTGATTTACGAGTGGAAAACCGAGTGGGTTATGTGACGATTTATCGCCCCCCGGTAAATGCTCTCAATAGCGAAGTTTTTGTCGGGCTGTCCGCTTGTCTGGATTATGTGGAGGCAAGTGAACAGATAAAAGTAGTCGCGTTAACAGGGGCGGGTCGTTTTTTTGTGGCGGGGGCCGATGTGAAAGAGTTAGCGCAAGCTTTTGGCGACGAAAAAAAAGGCGCGCAGTTAGCTACCGTTGGGCAAAAAGTGTTTGATCGGATCGAACGATTTTCAAAACCGGTTATAGCCGTGATCAATGGGCCTTGCCTTGGAGGAGGACTAGAACTTGCTTTAAGCTGCCATTTACGGCTTGCCACAGAGCAAGCCGCGCTTGGTTTACCTGAATTAACGCTCGGTTTAATACCCGGCTTTGCTGGCACGCAACGGCTGCCGCGGATGATTGGTAAAGCGAAGGCATTAGAGCTGTTACTCATGGGGCATCACGTAAACGGTCTTGAAGCCGAGCGGCTTGGGTTAGTTAATCTGGCTGTGCCTAATGAGACTTTGTCGCAAACAGCAAAAAAGTGGTCGGAAAATATCGCCCTAGAAAAAAGTGGTCGGGCCCTTTCCGCGGCGCTGCAAGCTGTTCATGATGGATTGCGCCTTCCATTGCAAGAAGGTCAGGCTTTAGAAGCGGAATTATTTGGGCAACTCTTTTGTACGGAAGATGCGAGGGAAGGGGTTAGCGCCTTCCTTGAAAAAAGAAAAGCTGTCTTTAAAGATCGTTAA
- a CDS encoding long-chain-fatty-acid--CoA ligase — MNSQPWLTNYPPMIPAQLDYPKIALTEFLTQAAKQYPDHRAIQFLGKIITYRELLSDAQHFAGALQQKGIQKGDRVAIMLPNCPQAVISYYGILMLGAVVVQVNPLYKERELAHQLGDSGAKFIVCLDLLYPIVKKTQVQTSLQHVIVTGIQDYLPFPKSWVFPVIQRLKGKIKKIEPDDFSFKNLLVSASPCVSPASIDPSEDLALLQYTGGTTGVAKGVMLTHRNLVANVIQCRAWFYKAEQGKENFLAVIPFFHVYGMTVAMNLSICFAGCLITLPRFEIPSILKTIQKQKPTVFPGAPTMYIALLQHPELSNYDISSIEACLSGSAALPLEIQEKFEQVTGGRLVEGYGLTECSPVTHANPLWDQRKNGSIGLPWPDTDAKVVDLESGEALPPGGVGELIVKGPQVMKGYWNEPDETEAVLRDGWLYTGDLAYMDEDGFFFIVDRKKDLIIASGFNIYPREVEEVLFEHPAIAEAAVVGVADDYRGETVKAFLVLKEGETVSEEQLDQFCRKRLAAFKVPKQYEFRAELPKSSIGKVLKKLLIEG; from the coding sequence ATGAACAGTCAGCCGTGGTTAACGAACTATCCCCCAATGATTCCAGCTCAATTAGACTATCCAAAGATTGCTTTAACTGAATTTTTGACGCAAGCGGCAAAGCAATACCCGGATCATCGAGCGATTCAATTTTTAGGAAAAATAATCACCTATCGTGAATTGCTGTCTGATGCGCAACATTTTGCGGGCGCCCTTCAGCAAAAGGGGATCCAAAAGGGTGATCGTGTTGCGATCATGTTGCCGAATTGTCCGCAAGCGGTCATCTCTTACTACGGTATTTTAATGCTAGGAGCCGTTGTCGTTCAAGTCAATCCATTATATAAGGAACGTGAATTGGCGCATCAATTGGGTGATTCAGGAGCCAAATTTATTGTTTGTCTTGATCTGCTGTATCCGATTGTCAAAAAGACGCAGGTACAGACGTCACTGCAACATGTCATCGTTACAGGAATACAGGATTATTTACCATTTCCCAAAAGCTGGGTATTCCCAGTCATACAGCGATTAAAGGGGAAGATTAAAAAAATCGAGCCAGACGACTTTTCTTTCAAGAACTTATTGGTAAGCGCTAGCCCCTGCGTTTCACCCGCCTCTATCGACCCTTCTGAAGACTTGGCGTTGTTGCAATATACGGGGGGAACGACGGGGGTGGCGAAAGGGGTCATGCTTACTCACCGAAACCTCGTTGCGAATGTGATTCAATGTAGAGCTTGGTTTTATAAGGCTGAACAAGGAAAGGAAAACTTTTTAGCGGTGATCCCATTTTTTCATGTGTATGGGATGACGGTGGCGATGAATTTATCCATTTGTTTTGCCGGTTGTCTAATCACATTACCTCGCTTTGAGATTCCTTCCATTTTAAAAACGATTCAAAAACAAAAGCCGACGGTCTTCCCCGGGGCTCCAACGATGTATATCGCGCTTTTGCAACACCCCGAACTTTCAAATTATGATATATCGTCGATTGAGGCCTGCCTAAGCGGTTCAGCCGCGTTGCCGCTAGAAATTCAAGAAAAGTTCGAACAAGTAACAGGCGGTCGACTCGTGGAGGGGTATGGGTTGACGGAGTGTTCGCCAGTCACTCACGCAAATCCGCTTTGGGACCAACGAAAAAACGGTAGCATCGGCTTACCATGGCCAGATACGGACGCGAAAGTAGTTGACCTAGAGAGCGGGGAAGCCTTGCCCCCGGGTGGGGTTGGCGAATTAATCGTCAAAGGTCCGCAAGTCATGAAAGGGTATTGGAATGAGCCTGATGAAACGGAAGCCGTATTACGCGATGGCTGGCTATATACGGGTGACCTAGCCTACATGGATGAAGATGGATTTTTCTTCATTGTTGATCGTAAAAAAGATCTGATTATTGCCAGTGGATTTAATATTTACCCGCGTGAAGTGGAGGAAGTGTTGTTTGAACACCCTGCGATCGCGGAAGCGGCGGTTGTTGGCGTGGCGGATGACTATCGCGGTGAGACGGTAAAAGCTTTTTTGGTGTTGAAAGAAGGGGAAACCGTTTCAGAAGAACAACTAGATCAGTTTTGTCGAAAGCGGTTGGCTGCTTTTAAAGTGCCTAAACAGTATGAATTTAGAGCGGAATTGCCCAAATCATCGATTGGAAAAGTGCTCAAAAAGTTGCTAATAGAAGGATAG
- a CDS encoding LCP family protein, which produces MKRAIVVTLLIGFLMSVGLTGYGYFKYTRMTGEWFEPLHSIQSDQWRQDEEPSPPNEQKKKEQRPRLDPFTIMILGVDTRGEKKARSDTIILAAVNPTSQQVKLLSIPRDTLVKIPGYGQDKFNHAMFYGGAPLVKQTIEDFLGIKVDRYATIDFEGFIKLVDSLDGVKVDVKRRMKYRDPSDGTEIDLHPGLQQLDGKQALDYARFRKSEIGSDASDFDRMDRQQEVMKQLADKATRFTTLFRVFKLMDILEEHVKTDLTSDEIGRLAILFKGFSSSEIETMELGGTSRRMPKHGYNLWFHVVSDEEKKRIQHLIQKTLEDDKLPETAGP; this is translated from the coding sequence ATGAAGAGAGCGATTGTGGTTACGCTTCTCATCGGTTTTTTGATGAGCGTTGGACTGACGGGATACGGCTACTTTAAATACACGCGGATGACAGGGGAATGGTTCGAGCCTTTACATTCGATTCAATCTGATCAGTGGCGGCAAGACGAAGAACCATCCCCGCCGAACGAACAAAAAAAGAAAGAACAGCGACCGCGATTGGATCCGTTTACCATTATGATTTTAGGGGTTGATACTCGCGGGGAAAAGAAAGCGCGTTCAGATACGATTATATTGGCTGCTGTGAACCCGACTTCGCAACAGGTTAAGTTGCTTTCGATTCCGAGGGACACGTTAGTCAAGATTCCGGGGTACGGTCAAGATAAATTTAATCATGCAATGTTTTACGGCGGAGCCCCTTTAGTCAAGCAGACAATTGAAGACTTTCTAGGAATTAAAGTGGACCGCTATGCAACGATTGATTTTGAAGGATTCATTAAGCTGGTGGATTCACTGGATGGAGTGAAAGTGGATGTGAAGCGTCGTATGAAGTATCGCGATCCAAGCGATGGAACAGAAATCGATCTACACCCTGGGTTGCAACAATTGGATGGGAAGCAGGCGTTAGATTATGCTCGTTTTCGAAAAAGCGAGATTGGTTCTGACGCAAGCGATTTTGACCGAATGGATCGACAACAGGAAGTCATGAAACAATTAGCGGATAAGGCAACTCGCTTTACCACATTATTTCGTGTTTTTAAATTGATGGATATTTTAGAAGAGCATGTAAAGACAGACTTGACGAGCGATGAAATCGGTCGACTTGCGATATTGTTTAAAGGCTTTTCTTCTTCAGAAATTGAAACGATGGAGTTGGGGGGAACGAGTCGGCGGATGCCAAAACACGGGTACAATTTATGGTTTCACGTTGTTAGTGATGAGGAAAAAAAGCGAATTCAACACCTCATACAAAAAACATTAGAGGACGATAAACTGCCTGAAACGGCTGGACCGTAA
- the trxA gene encoding thioredoxin — MAIIDVTDSDFTQQVEQSGTVLVDFWAPWCGPCKMIAPVLEEVDAEIGDKVKITKLNVDENPETAGRFGVMSIPTLLVFKDGEVVDKIVGFQPKDALVGTLNKHV, encoded by the coding sequence ATGGCTATTATTGATGTAACGGACTCTGATTTTACGCAACAGGTGGAACAATCTGGAACGGTTTTGGTCGATTTCTGGGCGCCTTGGTGTGGCCCTTGCAAGATGATTGCCCCAGTATTGGAAGAAGTAGATGCGGAAATCGGAGATAAGGTAAAGATAACTAAATTAAATGTAGATGAAAATCCAGAAACGGCTGGACGTTTTGGAGTAATGAGCATTCCGACGTTACTCGTTTTCAAAGACGGGGAAGTCGTAGATAAAATCGTAGGTTTTCAACCGAAAGACGCTCTCGTTGGCACGTTGAATAAACACGTTTAA
- a CDS encoding electron transfer flavoprotein subunit alpha/FixB family protein — translation MRNILALGEIRAGALRNISFEMLSAAQEIAEGGKITAVLIGCDDQTLAHELGRFGADQVYFVTGDQLSHYTTDGYLQVLHQLAQEEKPDILLFGHTAVGRDIAPRLASRLGRGLVSDVTDIQLEAGKITFTRPIYAGKAFQQVEMAEDRWLATIRPNNMTAKPLDSKTDPTIIDYKVETSQIRTIIKEIVKKTATGVDLSEAKVVVAGGRGVKSAAGFEPLQQLADLLGGAVGASRGACDADYCDYSLQIGQTGKVVTPDLYIACGISGAIQHLAGMSQAKVIVAINKDPDAPIFEVADYGIVGDLFEIVPLLTEELKTALLSDS, via the coding sequence ATGAGAAATATCCTGGCGTTAGGTGAAATCCGTGCTGGCGCGTTAAGAAATATTTCTTTTGAAATGCTTAGCGCGGCCCAAGAAATTGCGGAGGGCGGCAAAATCACAGCCGTATTAATCGGCTGTGATGACCAAACGTTAGCGCATGAACTTGGAAGGTTTGGGGCGGATCAAGTTTATTTCGTAACGGGCGATCAGCTATCTCATTACACAACAGACGGCTATCTGCAAGTATTGCATCAATTAGCGCAGGAAGAAAAGCCCGATATTTTGTTATTTGGTCATACAGCGGTTGGCAGAGATATCGCGCCCCGTTTAGCGTCTCGTTTAGGGCGCGGGTTAGTCTCTGATGTGACCGATATACAATTGGAAGCTGGGAAAATAACGTTTACGAGACCGATTTATGCGGGAAAGGCGTTCCAGCAAGTGGAGATGGCAGAAGACCGCTGGTTGGCTACGATACGACCGAATAACATGACAGCAAAACCACTCGACTCAAAAACAGACCCAACAATTATCGACTATAAAGTAGAAACCAGCCAGATTCGAACAATCATCAAAGAAATTGTCAAGAAAACAGCGACAGGCGTTGACCTTTCAGAGGCAAAAGTGGTCGTGGCGGGCGGACGCGGCGTAAAAAGCGCGGCAGGATTTGAACCGTTGCAACAGCTTGCGGATCTATTAGGGGGAGCTGTAGGCGCTTCACGCGGGGCATGTGACGCGGACTATTGCGATTATTCGTTGCAAATTGGTCAAACAGGCAAAGTGGTTACGCCTGATTTGTATATCGCCTGCGGAATATCAGGGGCGATTCAGCATTTAGCGGGGATGTCGCAAGCGAAAGTGATTGTTGCCATTAACAAAGATCCTGACGCCCCGATCTTTGAAGTTGCGGATTATGGAATTGTGGGGGATCTATTCGAGATTGTGCCGCTTCTGACGGAAGAATTAAAAACAGCGCTCTTGTCTGATTCATAA
- a CDS encoding O-antigen ligase family protein — translation MSKNRVLFFILPIFLFGLGLVQFKAALIGEVAMLAAFLLITLYRAEYGLYLFALTLPILTYRPLLAFILMILLLFFVQRPNVEQWKERLRNHLNVAVFLFLIALFISAITSANLMLSMKDFGLYFAISFLLYLLIVLQIGRRETLYRFMVLLILSTTLVSVYGIFQYFTLDFTSAKWGTDKRAFATFGNPNIFAQYLIMILPFAFAFIFYAKTWGNRVLFAGQFLVIFLALLLTFSRGGWVAIFVAIALLAAMISRRLLVVGMIGGAIGVNFLPASIINRISTIASPGTDTSASYRFEMWKSALAMIRDFWVTGIGLDSETFLKVYSDYMMPDVRVFHFHNIFLMSLVTGGILSFLTLMYMFYQSARTTVSSLYLNKNYAKDPLLSIVAKAAVCSVIAIGIAGLTEDVWRQYRVDFLFWMVLAIISVVYNFARKGSEQAQ, via the coding sequence ATGAGTAAAAATCGAGTGCTATTTTTCATACTTCCTATCTTCCTATTCGGTTTAGGCTTGGTCCAATTCAAAGCGGCGCTGATCGGGGAAGTGGCGATGCTAGCGGCCTTCTTGTTGATTACGCTGTATCGAGCGGAATATGGTTTGTATTTATTTGCGTTGACTTTGCCGATTTTAACGTACAGACCATTACTTGCCTTTATCTTAATGATTTTGTTGCTCTTTTTTGTGCAACGCCCGAATGTGGAACAATGGAAAGAACGTTTAAGAAACCATCTGAACGTGGCTGTTTTTTTATTTTTGATCGCTTTATTTATCTCAGCGATTACATCAGCCAATTTAATGTTAAGCATGAAAGACTTTGGTTTATATTTTGCGATTAGTTTCCTTTTATATCTATTAATCGTGTTGCAAATCGGTCGGCGTGAGACATTGTATCGATTTATGGTGTTGTTGATTTTATCAACGACTCTCGTTTCTGTGTACGGTATTTTTCAATATTTCACGCTCGATTTTACTTCTGCTAAATGGGGAACAGACAAACGGGCATTTGCTACTTTTGGTAATCCGAATATTTTTGCCCAATATTTAATTATGATTCTGCCGTTTGCGTTTGCGTTTATATTTTACGCAAAAACGTGGGGCAATCGTGTCTTGTTTGCGGGGCAATTTCTCGTTATTTTTTTAGCATTGTTGCTAACGTTCTCCCGTGGCGGCTGGGTGGCCATTTTTGTGGCGATCGCCTTGTTAGCGGCGATGATTAGCCGCAGATTGCTTGTTGTCGGGATGATTGGCGGGGCAATAGGTGTCAACTTTTTACCTGCCTCGATTATTAACCGGATCAGTACGATTGCTAGCCCGGGTACGGATACATCCGCGTCGTATCGCTTCGAGATGTGGAAATCGGCGTTAGCGATGATTCGTGATTTTTGGGTAACGGGGATCGGCTTAGATTCTGAAACGTTTTTGAAAGTGTATAGTGATTATATGATGCCGGATGTGCGCGTTTTCCACTTTCACAATATTTTTCTCATGAGTCTAGTTACGGGCGGGATCCTCTCATTTTTAACATTGATGTATATGTTTTATCAGTCGGCGCGGACGACGGTATCGAGTTTATACTTGAATAAAAACTACGCCAAAGATCCTTTGTTATCCATAGTAGCGAAAGCCGCTGTCTGTTCCGTTATCGCAATTGGAATTGCGGGCTTAACGGAGGATGTGTGGAGGCAGTATCGTGTCGATTTTCTATTTTGGATGGTGTTAGCGATTATTTCAGTCGTCTATAATTTCGCGCGAAAAGGGAGCGAGCAAGCGCAATGA
- the csaB gene encoding polysaccharide pyruvyl transferase CsaB, with protein sequence MSKVLISGYYGFDNAGDDTVLFGIISSLQKLNPAIQISVLSNKPQETTALFGIPAYNRWRFSTIMNQLRQTDLLIMGGGSLLQDATSPRSVMYYLSIVTMAKLLNKPVIFYAQGFGPISHPVSKWLIKRIVNKVDVITVRDQGSADDMKQLGVTRPIHITADPAVMIHPEDVDLELSRGRLTHNGNKSIAISVRKWKNEENYKVELAKMADELIKQDWNVYFLPMQYPADVSPSQDIMNYMTQPGAIVINDQMNFHEIISFIGNMDFVIGMRLHSIILAAVMGIPFVGVSYDPKIDRFVERAQMDSAGSIQTLEYEVLSEIVNRNLRSHPFVTKRLKARVTDLTAQAEQSGLLAIELLKK encoded by the coding sequence ATGAGTAAGGTATTGATTTCTGGTTACTATGGGTTCGATAATGCCGGGGATGACACGGTTCTATTCGGTATCATTAGCTCCCTCCAAAAACTAAACCCCGCGATTCAAATATCCGTTCTCTCCAATAAACCTCAGGAAACAACGGCATTATTCGGCATTCCTGCCTATAATCGATGGCGGTTTTCAACGATTATGAATCAACTAAGACAAACCGATCTACTAATCATGGGCGGCGGCAGCTTACTGCAAGACGCAACGAGCCCGCGTAGCGTAATGTACTATTTAAGTATCGTTACGATGGCCAAACTACTGAATAAACCGGTCATCTTTTACGCCCAAGGATTTGGACCGATCTCCCATCCCGTTAGTAAATGGTTGATCAAGCGGATCGTGAACAAAGTGGATGTGATTACGGTTCGTGATCAAGGTTCAGCGGATGATATGAAGCAACTAGGCGTGACCCGCCCGATTCATATTACTGCCGATCCTGCCGTGATGATCCATCCAGAGGACGTTGATCTTGAATTAAGCCGCGGCAGACTTACGCATAATGGAAATAAATCGATTGCCATCTCGGTTCGAAAGTGGAAAAACGAAGAAAATTATAAAGTGGAATTGGCAAAGATGGCAGATGAATTGATAAAGCAAGACTGGAACGTTTACTTTCTGCCAATGCAATATCCAGCGGACGTCTCCCCTTCGCAGGACATCATGAACTATATGACACAACCTGGAGCGATTGTAATTAACGATCAAATGAATTTCCATGAAATCATTAGCTTCATTGGAAACATGGATTTTGTGATTGGCATGAGATTACACTCCATTATTCTTGCCGCTGTGATGGGCATTCCGTTTGTTGGCGTTTCCTATGACCCGAAAATTGATCGGTTTGTGGAACGGGCCCAGATGGATTCAGCCGGTTCGATTCAAACATTAGAATACGAGGTTTTAAGCGAGATTGTTAACCGCAATTTACGATCGCATCCGTTCGTTACGAAGAGGCTGAAAGCCCGCGTAACCGATTTAACCGCTCAAGCTGAGCAAAGCGGATTGCTTGCGATCGAATTACTCAAAAAATAA